From Parabacteroides sp. FAFU027, one genomic window encodes:
- a CDS encoding DUF1670 domain-containing protein — translation MINNSALQKWDRLKQKQLDTQFFNELQAGMNCSMFEAKAILNVVYKTYQPFFDNQASMKPGQICFEVVGIENSPKKRLSECQMKTVTLTLDSGEEDLLVREKNGVIALRQHRLIRICNEAFQQGGLLTVEDLANRLLNCGESTINRDIKALKQQDIV, via the coding sequence GGATCGTCTAAAGCAAAAACAGTTAGATACGCAATTCTTTAATGAACTTCAAGCTGGCATGAACTGCTCTATGTTTGAGGCCAAAGCCATCCTGAATGTGGTTTACAAAACGTACCAACCCTTTTTTGACAACCAAGCCAGTATGAAACCGGGACAGATCTGCTTTGAAGTTGTTGGAATTGAAAACTCACCAAAGAAAAGGCTATCTGAATGTCAGATGAAGACCGTAACGCTCACCCTTGATTCGGGGGAAGAAGATCTTTTGGTTCGTGAAAAGAACGGTGTAATTGCCCTCCGGCAACATCGTCTTATCCGCATCTGCAACGAAGCTTTCCAACAAGGTGGATTGCTAACTGTCGAAGACCTGGCGAACAGGTTACTCAACTGCGGTGAGAGTACCATTAATCGCGATATTAAGGCGTTAAAGCAACAAGATATAGTCTT